ATGAATAAAAAAAATATAAGGGAGAAAATGCTTCAAATAAGAAACAATATAAAAAAAGAAGTAAAAAATCAGAAGGATGAAAAGATAACTGAGACTTTTATTGGTTTGCTTTTAAAAAACAATATTAAATCAGTTCTGCTTTATGCATCTTTTGGAAGTGAGGTAGATACTTGGAGAATTTTCCAGTTTTGTCTTGAAAATTCAATAAAAACAGCCTTTCCAAAGGTAATGGGCACTCAGTTAGAGCTTTATTGGGTAAAAGATAAGGAAGAACTGTTTCCTGGATATAAATCTATTCTTGAACCAAAAAATGGATTAAAAGCTTTCATTGAGGAAATAGATGTTATAGCTGTTCCAGGCATTGCTTTTGACTATAAATGTTTCAGAATTGGCTATGGAGGCGGTTATTACGATAGAGTTCTTGAAAATAAAAAAGGCGTAGCTGTAGGATTAGCTTATGAAGAGCAAATAATAGATGAAATTCCTATAGAGCCTCATGATAAAAGGCTTGATTTAATAATTACTGATGAAAGGATGATAAGCTGTGTTTGACAGAAAAAAGATTGAGGAAGGAGTAAGATTAATTTTAGAGGGTATAGGAGAGGATGTTGAAAGACCTGGAATTAAAGATACGCCTATTCGTATTGCCAGAATGTTTGAAGAGATTTTTAGAGGATTACTCCCACCAGACGAGGATTTACTAAAAAGCATTGAAGGAGAAACCCATGATGAAATGGTTTTAATAAAAGATATTCCCTTTTATTCTGTTTGTGAACATCATCTTTTGCCATTCTTCGGGAATGCTCATATTGCCTATATTCCTGACGGAAGAATTGTGGGGCTAAGTGAGCTTCCTAAGGCTCTTGATTATCTTTCCAAAAGACCTCAGGTTCAGGAAAGATTGACAAGCCAATTGGCTAATTTGTTAATGGAAAAGTTAAAGCCTAAGGGATGTATGGTTGTTATTGAAGCAGAACACCTGTGTATGAGTATGAGAGGCATAAAAAAACCGGACGCTAAAACAATTACTTCAGCTGTTAGAGGCATATTCAGAAAAAGTCAGACAACAAGACAGGAAGCACTGGAACTAATTAATAGAAGGGATAAATAAATGAGTGCAGAAATTCTTGATGGTAAAAGCCTTGCTTTAAAAATTAAGGAAGAATTAAAAAAAGAAGTTCAGGATTTAAAGAATCAAGGAATTAATCCATGTCTGGCTGTTGTGCTTGTTGGTGAAAATAAATCCAGTCAAAAATATGTATCCTTTAAAGAAAAAACCTGTAAGGAATTAGATATTCAGAGTTTGGTTTTCAAACTTCCTGAAAATACAGAAGAAACGAGTTTAATAAAACTCATTGATGAATTAAATGAAAATTCTCAGGTTAATGGTATTCTTATACAGCTTCCTCTACCCAAACATTTAAATCAAAATAAGGTTTTAGAAAGGATAAATCCTTTC
The Thermodesulfovibrio yellowstonii DSM 11347 DNA segment above includes these coding regions:
- a CDS encoding 5-formyltetrahydrofolate cyclo-ligase, which encodes MNKKNIREKMLQIRNNIKKEVKNQKDEKITETFIGLLLKNNIKSVLLYASFGSEVDTWRIFQFCLENSIKTAFPKVMGTQLELYWVKDKEELFPGYKSILEPKNGLKAFIEEIDVIAVPGIAFDYKCFRIGYGGGYYDRVLENKKGVAVGLAYEEQIIDEIPIEPHDKRLDLIITDERMISCV
- the folE gene encoding GTP cyclohydrolase I FolE — protein: MFDRKKIEEGVRLILEGIGEDVERPGIKDTPIRIARMFEEIFRGLLPPDEDLLKSIEGETHDEMVLIKDIPFYSVCEHHLLPFFGNAHIAYIPDGRIVGLSELPKALDYLSKRPQVQERLTSQLANLLMEKLKPKGCMVVIEAEHLCMSMRGIKKPDAKTITSAVRGIFRKSQTTRQEALELINRRDK